The Apium graveolens cultivar Ventura chromosome 6, ASM990537v1, whole genome shotgun sequence genome contains a region encoding:
- the LOC141665512 gene encoding uncharacterized protein LOC141665512 gives MLNFMDGFSGYNQIKMHEDDTSKELLTEEYYDDNSIELRFTSVAHPQANGKAEVDNIIILDGLKKRVESSRNTWEDELLPILWAYHTTCKVTTEVTPFMLAYGAEAVVPLEITHGSPRIEAYEPETNEEGKKLALDLIDKVRDEANNP, from the exons ATGCTAAATTTTATGGATGGCTTCAGCGGTTACAATCAGATTAAAATGCACGAGGATGACACCTCCAAG gagctacttacCGAAG AGTATTACGATGATAACAGTATAGAGCTTCGCTTCACCTCGGTTGCACACCCACAAGCAAATGGGAAGGCGGAAGTTGATAACAtaatcatccttgatggacttaagaaaaGGGTTGAAAGCTCAAGAAATACTTGGGAAGATGAGTTGCTGCCTATACTATGGGCATATCACACCACCTGTAAAGTGACTACTGAAGTTACCCCATTTATGCTGGCTTACGGAGCCGAGGCCGTGGTGCCCCTCGAGATCACCCATGGATCACCTAGGATCGAAGCTTATGAACCAGAGACCAACGAAGAAGGCAAGAAGCTTGCTCTCGATCTCATTGACAAGGTCAGAGATGAGGCCAACAACCCGTAA